The sequence AAAAAAACCAAACCCCATGGCATAGTTGTAACTCTACCAAATAGTTCTCCATTTATAAAATTTGCTATACGACCCAAAAATAAACCTATAGGAACTCCACAGGAAATCAGATCCAGTGTATAATATACAGATATATTGTATTTTTTACATGTAATTATTATAGCACATAAGACTCCTATAACGCCGCCGTGGAACGACATCCCTCCTTTCCAAGTTTTTAATATCTCTATGGGATTTTTTAGATAAAAAATTAGATCATATATTAGTATGTAACCAAATCTGCCTCCAAGAATAATACCTATTATAGTAGATGTGAGTAATGAATCATAAAAATTCTTAGTAAGAATTTTTCGATTATCTAATTTATGTAAATACCAATATGCAAATATTATGCCCAAAATATATGCTAGAGAATA comes from Wolbachia endosymbiont of Menacanthus eurysternus and encodes:
- the lgt gene encoding prolipoprotein diacylglyceryl transferase — encoded protein: MSLNPIIFSVGPVSIHWYSLAYILGIIFAYWYLHKLDNRKILTKNFYDSLLTSTIIGIILGGRFGYILIYDLIFYLKNPIEILKTWKGGMSFHGGVIGVLCAIIITCKKYNISVYYTLDLISCGVPIGLFLGRIANFINGELFGRVTTMPWGLVFLKSGDNLSRHPSQLYEAFLEGLLFFIAINLLFFLTRIKFYRGATTSIAIIWYGIARFAVEFFREPDYQIGYLWLNLTIGQLLSIPMVLLGIIICLKTINVKHIKKLQ